TCCACACCGTGTTCTTCTATCTTTTCTAAAAGTTCGGAGGTAAAATGTAACCCGGCAGTTGGGGCCGCAACTGCACCATTGCGCTGGGCATAAACAGTTTGGTAACGCTCGAGATCAACTGCGGAATTTTTTATATAGGGGGGTAGCGCAATCATTCCTTCTTTTTTTATTAATTCCTCAGCCTCAGCGCCAATAAATTCCACGATTCGAATTCCAGAGGGCTTTAGTTCTATTACTCTAACTTCACCGGTTTTAAATTTTACAATGACTCCGGGTTTTAATTTTTTAGCTGGGCGCGCTAACGCTTCCCAAATGTTTTTTTTGACTTTTCTAATCAATAAAAACTCAACTTGTTTGCCATCTAGATTACCATAAATTCGGGCTGGAATTACCCGAGTTTGATTTAACACCAAGACATCGCCATTATTTAAATAACCAATTAAATTCCGGAAAATTCCTTCAGCGATTTTGCCGGTTTTCCGTTCCAATACTAATAATCGGGATTCATCACGCTTTGGGGCCGGTTCTTGGGCGATCAGCTCTTTGGGTAATTCGTAGTCGAATTCCTTGACAAGCATACAAATATAGCATAAAGAAATTATTACTAATCGTCAAGAAAGACCGAAGGTCGGTTTGTTTAAAACAAACTCAGACAAATCTTTATGGTGAAATGTTACTTATAAATAACATTTTTTATCTTAGATTTTTCCGTATAATGTCTTAAGAATCAGATAGTTAGCCGATTTAGGCTTAGAATGACCGTACCGTCCCCTGGACGGTCTAAATAAAATAATCTCTTGTCTTTTTTGTGGCAGGTTTTCTGCCGGCTTCTGGTAATTAAGCTTGGTTATTAGCCGGCCTGTGGTTGATGAGCCGGCAGAAAATAGCAGGTTTATAAGCCAAAACCTATGTGTGATAGGTGTTGTGCCGATAGAGTAATCGTGTTTAGCTTGCAAGAATAAATTGTAGATTATCGGTGGTAATTTCAGGCACGATAAATGGATTTTTAAATTAATCTTGGCTGTCACCAATTAGTCGCTGTTGAAATATCTTGAATATCGGTCTATAATAAAATATTGTATGGTGAATGATTTTATTGTGATCAAGGGTGCCCGTGTCCACAATCTCAAAAACATTACGGTTAAGATTCCTCGCAATAAACTGGTAGTGATTACAGGGATTTCCGGTTCGGGCAAATCATCATTGGCCTTTGATACAATTTATGCTGAGGGACAGCGTCGTTATATTGAATCTCTCTCAGCATATGCTCGGCAATTTTTAGGGATGCTTGACAAACCGGATGTTGATTACATTACTGGACTTTCCCCAGCAATTGCGATTGAACAACGAACTGCAGCAAAAAATCCACGTTCGACAGTTGCTACTGTGACTGAGATCTATGATTATCTTCGGGTGCTATTTGCCCGGATTGGTAAGCCCTATTGCCCCAATTGTCAGAAGCCAATAAGTTCTCAGGGCGTGGACTCGATTGTTGATACGGTACTTTCCTTATCCGATAATAAACGAGTTGCTATTTTAGCCCCGATTGTCCGGGGTCGAAAAGGTGAATACCGGGATCTAATTGATAAGGTTAGGCGGAAAGGCTATCTCCGAGTACGCGTTGATGGTACTATTTACGACATAGAGACAGTTCCCAGTTTAGAAAAGTATAAAAAGCATAATATCGAAATTGTAATTGACCGGATAAGTATTCTTAAAGAAAATCGGCCAGAACCAGAAATTGTAAGTCTGCGCAAACGGATTGCTGATTCTGTGGAGCTAGCCTTAAAAGAGAGTGGCGGACTAATTGCGATTTCAGAAATTGATGAAACCGGCCAAACTACCAAAGAAGACCGAATCTTTTCTACAGCTTTTGCCTGTGTGGACTGTGGCTTTAGCTACGGCGAGATCTCACCGCGGCTTTTCTCGTTTAATGCCCCATATGGAGCGTGCCCGGTTTGTCATGGCTTAGGAATAAAAATGGAGGTCGACGAGGAACGCATTATTGCCAATCCGGACTTAAGTATCGTTGACGGTGCGATTGCCTCGTGGGGTGAGGTTACTAGTGAATGGTTTTTAGAGGAATTAGAAGAATTGGCTCGAAACTACAATTTTGATCTAAAGACCCCATGGAAAAAACTACCCAAGACCGTTAAAAATATTATAATATACGGTCCCGATGATGGATCATTTGAAGGTGTCGCACCACATATTATGAGACTTTATAATGAGACAGAATCAGATGCGGTACGGGAATGGGCTGAAAGATTTATGTCGGTGCTACCCTGTCCGACTTGTCAAGGTTCAAGACTTAAAGCTGAGGCGTTAGCCGTAAAGATTAATGAATTAAATATCGCTGACATTACCAAGATGTCGATAAGCGAGGCTTACGAATTCTTTACACGAAAGATTCAGCTTACTGAGAAAGAAACTCTAATTGCTAAAGAAGTCATTAAAGAAATTACCCGTCGTTTAGGATTTTTAATTTCCGTGGGACTTGATTATCTAACCTTAGATCGCCGGACCGATACTTTAGGTGGGGGCGAAGAACAACGGGTAAGACTGGCAACGCAAATCGGTTCCGGTCTGGTGGGAGTGATTTATATTTTAGACGAACCAAGCATTGGTCTGCACCAACGGGATAATCGTAAGCTTCTCCAAACTCTGCTTCAATTGCGAGATTTAGGCAATACCGTGATCGTCGTCGAGCATGATGAAGAAACAATCCGAAATGCCGATTATGTAATTGACTTAGGACCAGGTGCTGGGGAAAACGGCGGTCGGGTTGTCGCTTCAGGTACACCCGAGGAGATTATGAAAAATCCTCGGTCTCTTACCGGTGCTTATCTTAGTGGTCAAAAGACAATTTCTCTACCTGAAATTCGGCGTAAGCCCCGAGGCGAATTTTTAATTATTAAGGGAGCTCGGGAAAATAATTTAAAAAACATCGACGTCAAAATACCTTTAGGGCTTTTTGTCTGTATTACCGGAGTTTCTGGATCTGGAAAAAGTACTTTAATATTTGATATTTTATATAATAAATTGGCTCAAATATTTTATGACTCAAAAGTCCGAGCTGGTGCCCACGATACAATTCTTAATATTGATAAGATTGATAAAGTAATTAATATTGATCAGTCACCCATCGGTCGGACACCGCGATCTAATCCGGCGACCTATACCAATGTGTTTACCCCAATTCGAGAGCTTTTTGCCCAAACCAAGGAAGCCAAAATGCGTGGTTATAAACCCGGGAGATTTTCTTTTAATGTTTATGGGGGACGTTGTGAACGGTGTCAGGGGGATGGCATAATCAAAGTCGAGATGCATTTTTTACCACCAGTTTATATTCCCTGCGAAGAATGTCGTGGACGTCGATATAATCGGGAAACCCTAGAAGTCAAGTATAAAGGTAAAAATATTTATGAAGTTTTAGAAATGTCTGTAAATGAAGCCTGTGAATTTTTCGCTAATATTCCGCCGATCAAACGCAAACTGGAATTACTAAAAGATGTTGGCTTAGGCTATATTAAATTAGGGCAGCCGGCACCAACGCTCTCTGGGGGTGAAGCGCAGCGAGTAAAAATTTCTAAAGAACTTTCCAAAATTGGGACCGGTCGGACCTTGTATTTGCTTGATGAGCCAACTACTGGTTTACATTTTGAAGATGTGAAATTACTTTTGAACGTGCTAAATCGTCTGGTAGAAAAAGGTAATACTGTAGTGGTTATTGAGCACAATTTAGAAGTAATTAAATGTGCTGATTGGATTATTGATTTAGGACCTGAGGGGGGAGAGCGTGGTGGTTATATTGTAGCCGAAGGCCCCCCTGAAGAAATTATTAAAGTCAAAAATTCATATACCGGCCAGTTTTTAAAACCCTTACTGAAAAAGCGATAAATGAGAGAAAAAGTATTAGTGGCGATGAGTGGTGGGGTAGATTCCACAGTCGCCGCCTTGCTACTTAAGGAAAAAGGATATGAGGTTTTAGGGGCTACCTTAATAACGAATGGCAATACTTTAAATAACTCTCAGTGGTTAATTGAGACTAATAACCGAATATGTAATTATCTTAAAATCCCCTTGGAAATATTTGATGTTCGCGAGTTATTTAGGAAAACTGTGATTGACGAGTTTGTAAGGAATTATCTTCTTGGTATGACCCCGAATCCTTGCATTAGTTGCAATCGGCTTATTAAGTTTGAATTTTTACTTTCCAAGGCAAAAGAACTTGGTGCCACGAAAATTGCTACTGGACATTATGCCCAAAATATTTATGATACTCAAAGAAAAATTTGGTTACTAAAAAAGGGTGTTGATATCCAAAAAGACCAGTCTTATTTTTTATATACCCTAAATCAAAATTTGTTACCGCATATTTTATTTCCCTTGGGAGATCTAACCAAAGCCGAAGTCAAAAAAGTAGCTCAAAAAGCCGGTCTGAGTGAACTTGTCCGGCCAGAAAGTCAAGATATTTGCTTTATTCTCGGTGGCGATTATATAAAGTTCATTAAAGAATATGTTAGTTACTCACCACAACCCGGGCCAATCCGTAACCGCAACGATGAGGTCATTGGACAGCACAAAGGAATAATTTATTACACAATTGGACAACGAAAAAGGATCGGGGTTGCCAATAAGACGCCACTTTATGTCACAAAAATTGATTATAGTAATAATACAATTTATGTTGGCGAAGCCCATGAGGTTTATAACAAAAGTTTTTTAGTATCTAATCTTAGTTTTGTTTATCTGAATAAATTAGAAAGTCCGCTATGGGTATCTACCAAGATCCGCTACACTCATATCCCAGCCCGCGCTCAAATAATTCCCCAAAATGATGAAGTTATGGTAGTTTTTGATGAACCCCAATGGGCGATAACACCTGGTCAAGCTGCCGTTTTTTACGATCAAGACATTGTAATTGGGGGAGGAATCATAAAAAAATTGTTTTCGTAAATGTACAAATGTTGTTGACAAAACAAATTTTTTTTTTATAATTTAAAAATATGTTTAAAATTTTATCGACTAAAGCATTGGCTCCAAATATAAAATGTTTTGAATTTGAAGCTCCCTATATTGCACAAAAGGCCCAGCCTGGTCAATTTGTTGTTGTGCGTATAAACGAAACGGGTGAACGAATTCCCTTGACGATCGCCGACACGAAAAAGGATCAAGGTGTAGTTATTATTGTCTTTCAAGAAGTTGGCAAAACCACTAAATTATTAGGAACGCTAAAGGCCGGCGATTACGTATTAGATTTACTAGGTCCTTTAGGTAAACCCTCGGAGATAAAATATTACGGAACAGTAGTATGTATTGGGGGTGGGGTGGGGACGCCGGAAATATATCCAATTGCTCGAGCGCTTAAAGAAATTGGCAATAAAGTTGTTACAATTATCGGTGCCCGAACTAAAGAATTGTTGATAATGGTTGAAGAGATGCGGTCAGTCTCGGATGAATTATACATTACGACCGATGATGGCAGTTACGGCACAAAAGGACTAGTTACTGATGAATTGAAACGGTTAATTTCTCAAGGAATTAAAATTGATAAAGTTTTTGCGGTTGGCCCGGTAATAATGATGAAGGCGGTGAGTGAGACAACTCGGCCTTATAATATTCCCACTGTGGTTAGTCTTAACCCAATTATGCTCGATGCTACCGGGATGTGTGGGGTATGCCGTGTTGAGGTTGGTGGTGAGACAAAATTTGCTTGTGTCGATGGACCAGAATTCGATGGCCATCAAGTAAATTTTGATACCTTAATGATGCGGCTCAAAACCTATCTAAAAGAGGAACGCGTTTCACTTGAGCTTTTCGAAAAGCAATCACATAAATGTTGTGGGGGACAATAATGGCAAAAGTCTCAGAAAAAAAAGTGCCAATGCGCGAACAGGATCCTAAAGCGCGCATTAAGAATTTTCAAGAGGTACCTTTTGGTTATACTGAAGAAGAGGCGGTTTTAGAGGCTAAAAGATGTTTACAATGTAAAAAACCGGGTTGTGTTAAAGGATGTCCGGTAGAGATTGATATTCCGGCATTTATTGCCCGGATCGCGGAAAGGGATTTTAAAAACGCCATCAAAATAATTAAGAAAAAGAATGTGCTGCCGGCAATTTGTGGTCGGGTCTGTCCGCAAGAAGACCAGTGTGAAAAGGAGTGCGTATTAGCTAAAAAGATGGAACCAGTAGCAATTGGCCGTTTAGAGAGATTTGCGGCCGATTGGGAAGCTGAAAATAATCTCGTAGAAATTCCTCCCAAACAGCCTTCAACCGGTAAACGAGTTGCGGTTGTCGGTTCCGGTCCAGCCGGTTTGGTCTTCGCCGGTGATTTAGCTCAGTTAGGACACGAAGTGGTAATTTTTGAAGCTCTTCATAAGCCCGGCGGGGTTTTAATTTATGGTATCCCAGAATTTCGTTTACCCAAGGCAATTGTTGAGCGCGAGATTGAATACGTTAAACAGTTAGGAGTTAAAATTATTACAAGTTTTGTGGTTGGTCAGACTAAAACCGTCGACGAGCTATTACAGGAGTTTGATGCAGTTTTTATCGGTACAGGTGCCGGATTACCGTGGTTTATGAATATTCCGGGTGAACACTTGAATGGAATTTATTCGGCCAATGAGTATTTAGTGAGAACCAATTTGATGAAAGCCTATCTTTTTCCGGAGTATGATACCCCAATTGTTCGGGGTCGGCGGGTTGCGGTAATTGGAGGTGGTAATGTAGCGATGGATGCGGCACGAACCGCATTAAGATTAGGTGCAGAGACTTCTACAATCGTTTATCGTCGCAGTCGAAAAGAGATGCCAGCCCGAGAAGAGGAAATTGTGCATGCGGAGGAAGAGGGAGTAAGATTTGA
This DNA window, taken from candidate division WOR-3 bacterium, encodes the following:
- the gltA gene encoding NADPH-dependent glutamate synthase yields the protein MAKVSEKKVPMREQDPKARIKNFQEVPFGYTEEEAVLEAKRCLQCKKPGCVKGCPVEIDIPAFIARIAERDFKNAIKIIKKKNVLPAICGRVCPQEDQCEKECVLAKKMEPVAIGRLERFAADWEAENNLVEIPPKQPSTGKRVAVVGSGPAGLVFAGDLAQLGHEVVIFEALHKPGGVLIYGIPEFRLPKAIVEREIEYVKQLGVKIITSFVVGQTKTVDELLQEFDAVFIGTGAGLPWFMNIPGEHLNGIYSANEYLVRTNLMKAYLFPEYDTPIVRGRRVAVIGGGNVAMDAARTALRLGAETSTIVYRRSRKEMPAREEEIVHAEEEGVRFEFLTLPVRYYGTEDGWVKEIECVRMELGEPDASGRRRPIVIPNSEFRIPVDTVVVAIGQSPNPLIPKTTPGLEIGKHGNIMADEKTGKTTKKGVFAGGDIVTGAATVILAMGAGRIAARACDEYLKTNIW
- the mnmA gene encoding tRNA 2-thiouridine(34) synthase MnmA; this encodes MREKVLVAMSGGVDSTVAALLLKEKGYEVLGATLITNGNTLNNSQWLIETNNRICNYLKIPLEIFDVRELFRKTVIDEFVRNYLLGMTPNPCISCNRLIKFEFLLSKAKELGATKIATGHYAQNIYDTQRKIWLLKKGVDIQKDQSYFLYTLNQNLLPHILFPLGDLTKAEVKKVAQKAGLSELVRPESQDICFILGGDYIKFIKEYVSYSPQPGPIRNRNDEVIGQHKGIIYYTIGQRKRIGVANKTPLYVTKIDYSNNTIYVGEAHEVYNKSFLVSNLSFVYLNKLESPLWVSTKIRYTHIPARAQIIPQNDEVMVVFDEPQWAITPGQAAVFYDQDIVIGGGIIKKLFS
- a CDS encoding sulfide/dihydroorotate dehydrogenase-like FAD/NAD-binding protein, whose protein sequence is MFKILSTKALAPNIKCFEFEAPYIAQKAQPGQFVVVRINETGERIPLTIADTKKDQGVVIIVFQEVGKTTKLLGTLKAGDYVLDLLGPLGKPSEIKYYGTVVCIGGGVGTPEIYPIARALKEIGNKVVTIIGARTKELLIMVEEMRSVSDELYITTDDGSYGTKGLVTDELKRLISQGIKIDKVFAVGPVIMMKAVSETTRPYNIPTVVSLNPIMLDATGMCGVCRVEVGGETKFACVDGPEFDGHQVNFDTLMMRLKTYLKEERVSLELFEKQSHKCCGGQ
- the uvrA gene encoding excinuclease ABC subunit UvrA, which translates into the protein MVNDFIVIKGARVHNLKNITVKIPRNKLVVITGISGSGKSSLAFDTIYAEGQRRYIESLSAYARQFLGMLDKPDVDYITGLSPAIAIEQRTAAKNPRSTVATVTEIYDYLRVLFARIGKPYCPNCQKPISSQGVDSIVDTVLSLSDNKRVAILAPIVRGRKGEYRDLIDKVRRKGYLRVRVDGTIYDIETVPSLEKYKKHNIEIVIDRISILKENRPEPEIVSLRKRIADSVELALKESGGLIAISEIDETGQTTKEDRIFSTAFACVDCGFSYGEISPRLFSFNAPYGACPVCHGLGIKMEVDEERIIANPDLSIVDGAIASWGEVTSEWFLEELEELARNYNFDLKTPWKKLPKTVKNIIIYGPDDGSFEGVAPHIMRLYNETESDAVREWAERFMSVLPCPTCQGSRLKAEALAVKINELNIADITKMSISEAYEFFTRKIQLTEKETLIAKEVIKEITRRLGFLISVGLDYLTLDRRTDTLGGGEEQRVRLATQIGSGLVGVIYILDEPSIGLHQRDNRKLLQTLLQLRDLGNTVIVVEHDEETIRNADYVIDLGPGAGENGGRVVASGTPEEIMKNPRSLTGAYLSGQKTISLPEIRRKPRGEFLIIKGARENNLKNIDVKIPLGLFVCITGVSGSGKSTLIFDILYNKLAQIFYDSKVRAGAHDTILNIDKIDKVINIDQSPIGRTPRSNPATYTNVFTPIRELFAQTKEAKMRGYKPGRFSFNVYGGRCERCQGDGIIKVEMHFLPPVYIPCEECRGRRYNRETLEVKYKGKNIYEVLEMSVNEACEFFANIPPIKRKLELLKDVGLGYIKLGQPAPTLSGGEAQRVKISKELSKIGTGRTLYLLDEPTTGLHFEDVKLLLNVLNRLVEKGNTVVVIEHNLEVIKCADWIIDLGPEGGERGGYIVAEGPPEEIIKVKNSYTGQFLKPLLKKR
- the queA gene encoding tRNA preQ1(34) S-adenosylmethionine ribosyltransferase-isomerase QueA, whose translation is MLVKEFDYELPKELIAQEPAPKRDESRLLVLERKTGKIAEGIFRNLIGYLNNGDVLVLNQTRVIPARIYGNLDGKQVEFLLIRKVKKNIWEALARPAKKLKPGVIVKFKTGEVRVIELKPSGIRIVEFIGAEAEELIKKEGMIALPPYIKNSAVDLERYQTVYAQRNGAVAAPTAGLHFTSELLEKIEEHGVEILKITLHASLGTFRPVKVERVEDHTMYEEELEITEDVAQRINQAKLEGRRVIAVGTTVVRALEAQAQVRRNNTWQVVPNKGFTNLFIYPGYEFKIVDALITNFHLPKSTLLMLICAFAPMEYVFQAYDYAIRNRFRFYSFGDAMFIY